The Cyanobacteriota bacterium genome window below encodes:
- a CDS encoding HisA/HisF-related TIM barrel protein produces TQAGYDLDLTRTIASHVNVPVIASGGAGTCEHIYAALTEGKAEAALLASLLHYGQLTIAQIKAYLLSHHVPVRTT; encoded by the coding sequence TACCCAAGCTGGGTACGATTTAGACCTAACCCGGACGATCGCTAGTCACGTTAACGTTCCTGTCATCGCCTCTGGAGGTGCAGGTACCTGTGAACACATTTACGCTGCCCTTACGGAGGGCAAGGCTGAGGCAGCGCTGCTAGCCTCGTTGCTGCACTACGGTCAGCTTACGATCGCCCAAATCAAAGCTTATCTACTCAGCCACCACGTGCCTGT